A single window of Streptomyces cathayae DNA harbors:
- a CDS encoding NUDIX hydrolase, giving the protein MLIDTVAWVRIEKGRILCARPRGKDVFYIPGGKREGAESDVETLLREIEEELAVVLDPDTAVHVGTYEAAIPGTLGTPGLPEGAVVRMACYTAEGEGEPEPSSEIEEMAWFSYADRELVPPVDQLLFDDLAATGELT; this is encoded by the coding sequence GTGCTGATCGACACGGTGGCCTGGGTGCGGATCGAGAAGGGCCGCATCCTGTGCGCGCGCCCGCGCGGAAAGGACGTCTTCTACATCCCCGGCGGCAAGCGCGAGGGGGCGGAGAGCGACGTCGAGACGCTGCTGCGGGAGATCGAGGAAGAGCTCGCGGTCGTACTCGACCCGGACACGGCCGTCCACGTGGGCACGTACGAGGCGGCGATCCCCGGCACCCTCGGGACCCCCGGCCTTCCGGAGGGCGCGGTCGTCCGGATGGCCTGCTACACCGCCGAGGGCGAGGGGGAGCCGGAGCCGAGCAGCGAGATCGAGGAGATGGCCTGGTTCTCGTACGCCGACCGGGAGCTGGTGCCCCCCGTGGACCAGTTGCTCTTCGACGACCTGGCCGCCACCGGCGAACTCACCTAG
- a CDS encoding SPOR domain-containing protein → MSDGTATLPWLVVRQDDNGNRYRVGRYATRAEAQKIADSLDARGHQQLYWVERIGQNATAAD, encoded by the coding sequence ATGAGCGACGGCACGGCCACACTTCCCTGGCTGGTGGTGCGGCAGGACGACAACGGCAACCGGTACCGCGTGGGCCGGTACGCCACCCGGGCCGAGGCACAGAAGATCGCGGACAGTCTCGACGCCCGCGGACACCAGCAGCTGTACTGGGTCGAGCGCATCGGGCAGAACGCGACGGCCGCCGACTGA
- a CDS encoding GntR family transcriptional regulator: protein MTFGEQPAYLRVAGDLRKKIVDGRLPPHTRLPSQARIREEYGVSDTVALEARKVLMAEGLVEGRSGSGTYVRERPVPRRIARSGFRPERGATPFRQEQADGSVQGTWESSSAQADACGAVAERLEIEPGDRVMRTRYLFREAGEPMMLSTSWEPLALTGRTPVMLPEEGPLGGMGVVERMRAIDVIVDNVTEEVGARPGLAEELASLGGVPGHVVLVVRRTYYASGRPVETADVVIPADRYRVAYHLPVK, encoded by the coding sequence GTGACATTCGGTGAGCAGCCGGCATATCTGCGTGTCGCGGGTGATCTCCGTAAGAAGATCGTCGACGGTCGGCTGCCCCCGCACACCCGTCTCCCGTCCCAGGCGAGGATCCGCGAGGAGTACGGCGTCTCCGACACGGTCGCGCTGGAGGCGCGCAAGGTGCTCATGGCGGAGGGCCTGGTCGAGGGCCGCTCCGGCTCGGGTACCTACGTCCGGGAGCGGCCCGTCCCCCGGCGCATCGCCCGTTCGGGGTTTCGTCCGGAGCGTGGCGCCACCCCGTTCCGGCAGGAGCAGGCGGACGGGAGCGTGCAGGGCACCTGGGAGTCGAGCAGTGCGCAGGCCGATGCCTGCGGGGCCGTCGCCGAGCGGCTCGAGATCGAGCCGGGCGACCGGGTGATGCGCACCCGGTACCTCTTCCGGGAAGCGGGCGAGCCGATGATGCTCTCCACCTCCTGGGAGCCGCTCGCCCTGACCGGCCGGACGCCCGTGATGCTGCCCGAGGAGGGCCCGCTCGGCGGCATGGGCGTGGTCGAGCGCATGCGCGCCATCGACGTGATCGTGGACAACGTCACCGAGGAGGTCGGCGCCCGCCCCGGCCTCGCCGAGGAACTGGCGTCGCTGGGCGGTGTCCCCGGCCACGTCGTCCTGGTCGTCCGGCGCACGTACTACGCCTCGGGCCGCCCGGTCGAGACGGCCGACGTGGTGATCCCCGCCGACCGCTACCGGGTCGCGTACCACCTTCCGGTGAAGTAG
- a CDS encoding DUF4190 domain-containing protein, protein MSIPPPPGPRQPEGFQGPHPQGQHPQGPFAAPQPQGAPPPPQFPYGPQGPHGPHGPHGPYSPYGPYGFQPPAGSAGGAVNGVAIAALVCGLLCFLPAVGLVLGLIALWQIRRRPERGRGMAIAGSVLSSVGLALWVLSLSTGAVADFWEGFKEGARGNTILVLEKGDCFDSPDGLVGWAIEADQVPCSQEHDGEVFALVTLPEGAFPGDDSLVDTADDRCYALRDTYAMDAWALPSDVDVYYLTPSREGWDYGDRTITCVFGNRDADATLTGSLRRDETTLDADQVAYLKATHVLNAVLDQIPLAEAEEDLPGHQKWAGRMSEALAEQSGMLRDHPWPAGAEEPVTKLAGELERAEAVWAKAAEADGLDAFYEHSAQGWELIDSRKTVAARKALDLATTQPTFEEYDEEYDEDEGGTGGGGGRTDEGSIEV, encoded by the coding sequence GTGTCCATACCCCCGCCTCCCGGGCCCCGTCAGCCCGAGGGCTTCCAGGGCCCGCACCCCCAGGGGCAGCACCCCCAGGGTCCGTTCGCCGCTCCGCAGCCGCAAGGGGCCCCTCCGCCACCGCAGTTCCCCTACGGGCCCCAAGGTCCCCATGGCCCTCACGGCCCTCACGGCCCTTATTCACCGTACGGCCCCTACGGGTTCCAGCCCCCGGCCGGCAGCGCCGGCGGCGCTGTTAACGGAGTCGCCATCGCGGCCCTGGTGTGCGGCCTGCTGTGCTTCCTGCCGGCCGTCGGACTCGTGCTGGGGCTGATCGCGCTGTGGCAGATCCGGCGGCGCCCGGAGCGCGGCCGGGGCATGGCGATCGCCGGGTCCGTGCTGTCCTCCGTCGGGCTGGCGCTGTGGGTGCTGTCGCTCTCCACCGGCGCCGTGGCCGACTTCTGGGAGGGCTTCAAGGAGGGGGCGCGCGGCAACACGATCCTCGTCCTGGAGAAGGGCGACTGCTTCGACTCGCCCGACGGCCTGGTGGGCTGGGCGATCGAGGCCGACCAGGTGCCCTGCTCTCAGGAGCACGACGGGGAGGTCTTCGCCCTCGTCACCCTGCCCGAGGGCGCCTTCCCGGGCGACGACAGCCTCGTCGACACCGCCGACGACCGGTGTTACGCCCTCAGGGACACCTACGCCATGGACGCCTGGGCCCTGCCGTCCGACGTGGACGTGTACTACCTCACGCCGTCCCGGGAGGGCTGGGACTACGGCGACCGCACGATCACCTGTGTGTTCGGCAACCGGGACGCGGACGCCACCCTCACCGGGTCACTGCGCCGGGACGAGACCACGCTCGACGCGGACCAGGTGGCCTATCTGAAGGCCACGCACGTCCTCAACGCGGTGCTGGACCAGATCCCCCTGGCGGAGGCCGAGGAGGACCTGCCCGGCCATCAGAAGTGGGCGGGGCGGATGTCCGAGGCGCTCGCCGAGCAGAGCGGGATGCTGCGGGACCACCCGTGGCCGGCCGGCGCCGAGGAGCCGGTGACGAAACTCGCCGGGGAGCTCGAGAGGGCCGAGGCCGTATGGGCGAAGGCCGCCGAGGCCGACGGCCTGGACGCCTTCTACGAGCACTCCGCTCAGGGGTGGGAGCTCATCGATTCCCGCAAGACGGTCGCCGCACGCAAGGCTCTGGACCTGGCCACCACCCAGCCGACGTTCGAGGAGTACGACGAGGAGTACGACGAGGACGAGGGCGGGACCGGGGGCGGGGGCGGCAGGACCGACGAGGGCAGTATCGAGGTGTGA
- a CDS encoding S8 family peptidase produces the protein MAVMRHPRRRMTTLGVATSAALVAGLVAALPAGAAPTAAEGRIQYEGAANAVAGSFIVTLKADEAKAGSAEGRALAKKYGAEIERTYTKALNGYEVEASEAEAKRLAADPAVASVIQNRTFHTTATQPSPPSWGLDRIDQRSLPLNNAYTYPDSAGEGVTAYVIDTGVRITHSDFGGRASYGYDAVDNDNTAQDGNGHGTHVAGTVAGNAYGVAKKAKVVGVRVLNNSGSGTTAQVVAGIDWVARNAVKPAVANMSLGGGADSALDAAVRNAVASGVTFVVAAGNESTNASTKSPARVAEAITVGATTSGDARASYSNYGSILDVFAPGSSITSAWHTGDTATNTISGTSMASPHVAGAAALHLAANPSATPAQVSSALTAAATTGVVGNPGSGSPNLLLNVGEGGGTTPPPTGDRFESTQGVAVPDRSTVESPITVSGISGNAPSNLAVDVDITHTYIGDLQVQLIAPDGTAYTLKSYGTGGSTDNIKTTYTVDASSETANGTWKLRVSDNAWFDSGRLNGWALQF, from the coding sequence ATGGCAGTGATGCGTCATCCCCGGCGAAGAATGACCACCCTCGGCGTCGCGACCAGCGCGGCGCTCGTGGCGGGGCTCGTCGCCGCACTCCCCGCCGGCGCGGCCCCCACCGCTGCCGAAGGCCGCATCCAGTACGAGGGCGCGGCGAACGCCGTCGCCGGCAGCTTCATCGTGACCCTGAAGGCGGACGAGGCCAAGGCCGGCTCCGCCGAGGGCCGTGCCCTGGCGAAGAAGTACGGCGCCGAGATCGAGCGGACCTACACCAAGGCTCTCAACGGCTACGAGGTCGAGGCCTCCGAGGCCGAGGCGAAACGTCTCGCCGCCGACCCGGCCGTCGCCTCGGTGATACAGAACCGCACCTTCCACACCACCGCGACCCAGCCCAGCCCGCCCTCCTGGGGCCTGGACCGCATCGACCAGCGGAGCCTGCCGCTGAACAACGCGTACACCTACCCGGACTCGGCCGGGGAGGGCGTGACCGCCTACGTCATCGACACCGGCGTCCGCATCACGCACAGCGACTTCGGCGGCCGTGCCTCCTACGGCTACGACGCCGTCGACAACGACAACACCGCCCAGGACGGCAACGGCCACGGCACCCACGTCGCGGGCACCGTCGCCGGCAACGCCTACGGCGTGGCCAAGAAGGCGAAGGTCGTCGGCGTCCGGGTGCTGAACAACTCCGGCTCCGGCACCACCGCCCAGGTCGTCGCCGGCATCGACTGGGTCGCCCGGAACGCGGTCAAGCCCGCCGTCGCCAACATGTCCCTCGGCGGCGGTGCCGACAGCGCCCTCGACGCGGCCGTGCGCAACGCGGTCGCCTCCGGCGTCACCTTCGTCGTCGCGGCGGGCAACGAGTCCACCAACGCCTCCACCAAGTCCCCGGCCCGCGTCGCCGAGGCGATCACCGTCGGCGCCACCACCTCCGGCGACGCCCGCGCCAGCTACTCCAACTACGGTTCGATCCTCGACGTGTTCGCGCCGGGCTCCTCCATCACCTCCGCCTGGCACACCGGTGACACGGCCACCAACACCATCTCCGGTACGTCCATGGCGAGCCCGCACGTCGCCGGAGCGGCCGCCCTGCACCTGGCCGCCAACCCCTCGGCCACCCCCGCCCAGGTCTCCTCCGCGCTGACGGCCGCCGCCACCACCGGTGTCGTCGGCAACCCGGGCAGCGGCTCCCCCAACCTCCTGCTGAACGTGGGGGAGGGCGGCGGCACCACCCCGCCGCCCACCGGTGACCGCTTCGAGAGCACCCAGGGCGTCGCCGTCCCCGACCGGTCCACCGTCGAGTCCCCGATCACCGTCTCGGGTATCTCCGGCAACGCACCCTCGAACCTGGCCGTCGACGTGGACATCACCCACACCTACATCGGTGACCTCCAGGTCCAGCTGATCGCCCCCGACGGCACGGCGTACACGCTGAAGTCGTACGGCACCGGCGGCAGCACGGACAACATCAAGACCACGTACACGGTCGACGCCTCCTCGGAGACCGCGAACGGCACGTGGAAGCTGCGGGTGAGCGACAACGCCTGGTTCGACTCGGGCCGGCTCAACGGCTGGGCCCTGCAGTTCTGA
- a CDS encoding type II CAAX endopeptidase family protein, protein MRLVWQFLAVAAVALVGGQASLALEDKPWLLFPVGLLTSVLALLVYAWVVRRTERRPVTELAREGAWAPVLRGTLIGVAMFGAVIANITSFGYYDVHGLGSPAGAVGLFGFMAAAAVTEELLFRGILFRFVEKLTGSWIALLLTGALFGLMHLPNKNATPAGALAIAVEAGLMLAAAYVATRTLWVPIGVHFGWNFAAAGVFSTEVSGNDTAQGLLDSSVSGSTLITGGDFGPEGSVYAVLFGLMLTAVFMGLAHRRGTIVPRRKRRTDRDGRDGRTDRADRSGTSSTIPR, encoded by the coding sequence ATGAGACTGGTCTGGCAGTTCCTGGCCGTCGCGGCGGTCGCCCTGGTCGGCGGCCAGGCATCCCTGGCACTGGAGGACAAGCCGTGGCTGCTGTTCCCCGTCGGCCTCCTGACCTCCGTGCTCGCCCTGCTGGTCTACGCGTGGGTGGTACGGCGGACCGAGCGCCGCCCGGTCACGGAGCTGGCCCGCGAGGGCGCCTGGGCCCCGGTCCTGCGGGGGACGCTGATCGGCGTCGCGATGTTCGGGGCCGTCATCGCGAACATCACCTCCTTCGGGTACTACGACGTCCACGGCCTGGGCTCGCCGGCCGGCGCGGTGGGCCTGTTCGGTTTCATGGCCGCCGCCGCCGTGACCGAGGAACTGCTGTTCCGCGGCATCCTGTTCCGGTTCGTCGAGAAGCTCACCGGCTCGTGGATCGCGCTGCTGCTGACCGGCGCGCTGTTCGGGCTGATGCACCTGCCCAACAAGAACGCCACCCCCGCGGGCGCCCTCGCCATCGCGGTCGAGGCCGGCCTCATGCTCGCCGCCGCGTACGTCGCCACCCGCACTCTGTGGGTGCCGATCGGCGTGCACTTCGGCTGGAACTTCGCCGCGGCCGGCGTCTTCAGCACCGAGGTCTCGGGCAACGACACCGCGCAGGGTCTGCTGGACTCGTCGGTCTCGGGCTCGACGCTGATCACCGGCGGTGACTTCGGCCCCGAGGGAAGCGTCTACGCGGTGCTGTTCGGCCTGATGCTGACGGCGGTCTTCATGGGGCTGGCCCACCGGCGCGGCACCATCGTCCCCCGGCGGAAGCGGCGCACCGACCGGGACGGCCGTGACGGCCGCACCGACCGTGCCGACCGCTCCGGGACCTCCTCTACAATCCCTCGGTGA
- a CDS encoding sensor histidine kinase yields the protein MTDIRRVPELWRGFDVTVRDLPLALLLLTLSLVPAFHTHGTQLGGLPGRSFDAVAAVAVVLECLPLAARRRWPAVCLALVSLGFAVDQLQGYHTVAGTALPIALLSVGSHLERHRRVTAVAFSAAYAVLAITLHRIGPGEPQGGFVTFYLVLALAWGIGAWQRSTRAAETERRLRLAEDTLVAERTRIARELHDVVTHHVTAMVVQAESARYLTTAPERLDQALNAVADTGRHAITDLRHLLDLLSPDHDTGHGTEARHPPAGRLRTLVEQTRRAGQPVEFTEQGTAATSPGSADLVAHRVVQEALTNALKYAHGSRTSVEVLHGEREITVEVGTDGSGSRAGFPTGSGRGLAGLRERVDVLGGDFSAGPRADGGFVVRARIPAGRPSYRSPG from the coding sequence GTGACCGACATCCGGCGGGTCCCGGAACTGTGGCGCGGGTTCGACGTCACGGTCCGGGACCTCCCGCTCGCGCTGCTGCTCCTCACCCTGTCGCTCGTGCCGGCGTTCCACACGCACGGAACGCAGCTCGGCGGCCTGCCGGGCCGTTCGTTCGACGCGGTGGCCGCCGTGGCGGTCGTCCTCGAATGCCTCCCGCTCGCCGCGCGCAGACGGTGGCCGGCCGTCTGTCTCGCCCTGGTCTCGCTCGGCTTCGCCGTCGACCAGCTCCAGGGCTACCACACGGTCGCGGGCACGGCCCTGCCCATCGCGCTGCTGAGCGTGGGCTCCCATCTGGAACGGCACCGGCGCGTCACCGCGGTGGCCTTCTCCGCGGCGTACGCGGTGCTGGCGATCACCCTCCACCGGATCGGTCCGGGCGAACCACAGGGCGGGTTCGTGACGTTCTACCTGGTGCTGGCCCTCGCGTGGGGCATCGGGGCGTGGCAGCGCTCCACCCGGGCCGCGGAGACCGAACGCCGTCTGCGCCTCGCCGAGGACACACTCGTCGCCGAACGCACCCGGATCGCCCGCGAACTCCACGACGTGGTGACCCACCATGTGACGGCGATGGTCGTACAGGCCGAGTCGGCACGCTATCTGACCACCGCGCCCGAACGCCTCGACCAGGCCCTGAACGCCGTCGCCGACACCGGCCGGCACGCCATCACCGACCTGCGGCACCTGCTCGACCTGCTCAGCCCCGACCACGACACCGGCCACGGCACCGAGGCCAGGCACCCGCCCGCCGGCCGGCTCCGCACCCTCGTGGAGCAGACCCGCCGCGCCGGACAGCCGGTGGAGTTCACCGAGCAGGGCACTGCGGCGACCTCGCCCGGCAGCGCCGACCTGGTGGCCCACCGGGTCGTGCAGGAGGCCCTGACGAACGCCCTCAAGTACGCCCACGGCAGCCGTACTTCGGTCGAGGTGCTGCACGGTGAACGCGAGATCACCGTGGAGGTGGGCACGGACGGCTCCGGCTCGCGGGCCGGTTTCCCCACCGGCAGCGGGCGGGGCCTCGCCGGTCTCCGCGAACGGGTCGACGTCCTGGGCGGCGACTTCAGCGCGGGCCCGCGGGCGGACGGCGGCTTCGTCGTGCGGGCCCGCATCCCCGCGGGACGGCCGTCGTACCGCTCCCCCGGGTGA
- a CDS encoding SDR family oxidoreductase, producing MTNGNDAPQDPTSLHPQPDFPSQDQPHPGWTGPMDPPPDHGEDSYRGSGLLRDRRTVVTGGDSGIGRSVALAFAREGADVLFTHLPEEEDEARETTRLVEEAGRRAVAVACDIREESQCRSLVERAVAEFGRIDVLVNNAAYQMAQPKGIGSISTEQFDRVVRTNLHGMFWLCKFSLPHIPAGGSIINTTSVQAYKPTPHLLDYAMTKGGIVTFTQGLAQMLVSDGIRVNAVAPGPVWTPLIPATLEDTAEFGKQSPLGRPAQPAEMAPAYVYLASEQASFITAEILNATGGTPLP from the coding sequence ATGACGAACGGGAACGACGCACCGCAGGACCCCACCAGCCTGCACCCGCAGCCGGACTTTCCCTCGCAGGACCAGCCGCACCCGGGCTGGACCGGCCCGATGGACCCGCCGCCCGACCACGGCGAGGACTCCTACCGCGGCAGCGGGCTGCTGCGGGACCGGAGGACCGTGGTCACCGGAGGCGACTCCGGTATCGGCCGGTCGGTCGCCCTCGCGTTCGCCCGGGAGGGCGCCGACGTCCTGTTCACCCATCTGCCGGAGGAGGAGGACGAGGCGCGCGAGACGACGCGGCTCGTGGAGGAGGCGGGCCGGCGCGCCGTGGCCGTCGCCTGCGACATCCGCGAGGAGTCCCAGTGCCGGTCGCTGGTCGAGAGGGCGGTGGCGGAGTTCGGGCGCATCGACGTCCTCGTCAACAACGCCGCCTACCAGATGGCTCAGCCGAAGGGCATCGGCAGCATCTCCACCGAGCAGTTCGACCGGGTCGTGCGCACGAACCTCCACGGCATGTTCTGGCTCTGCAAGTTCTCCCTGCCGCACATCCCGGCGGGCGGCTCGATCATCAACACCACGTCCGTCCAGGCCTACAAGCCCACCCCTCATCTCCTCGACTACGCGATGACGAAGGGGGGGATCGTCACGTTCACGCAGGGCCTGGCCCAGATGCTCGTGTCCGACGGGATCCGGGTGAACGCCGTGGCTCCCGGGCCCGTGTGGACCCCGCTGATCCCCGCGACGCTGGAGGACACCGCCGAGTTCGGCAAGCAGAGTCCTCTCGGCCGCCCCGCCCAGCCCGCGGAGATGGCACCTGCCTATGTCTATCTGGCCTCGGAGCAGGCGAGCTTCATCACTGCGGAGATCCTCAACGCGACGGGCGGGACGCCCCTGCCCTGA
- a CDS encoding SDR family NAD(P)-dependent oxidoreductase: MSPLTASPSLQGLSAVVTGGSRGLGLLLADELAARHCAVTIVARDGEELTRAADLIRRRRGARIRTAVCDVRDRTAVRDVLGDTAREHGGVDLVIANAGIIQVAPVEAVGAEEFRSAMDTIFYGALHTSLEALPYLRRSPAGGRLALIGSVGGLLAAPHLLPYSCAKSAVGTLAEGLHAEAARDGVTVTAVHPGLMRTGSHLHAVFGGEREKEFAWFSTVAGMPLVSMDAGRAAKAIVRGVQRRRTRIVLTPAARVAGLAHGVAPALTTRAATLATRMLPSAGDGRRGLRKGAEVGPPSHPVARKVRAWGSALNDRASRAYNQRPV; encoded by the coding sequence ATGTCACCTCTGACCGCTTCCCCGTCCCTCCAGGGACTGTCAGCCGTGGTCACCGGCGGCTCGCGGGGGCTGGGGCTGCTCCTCGCGGACGAGCTGGCGGCCCGGCACTGCGCGGTGACGATAGTCGCCCGGGACGGCGAAGAGCTGACCCGGGCGGCGGACCTGATCCGCCGGCGCCGCGGGGCACGCATCCGCACCGCGGTGTGCGATGTGCGGGACCGTACGGCCGTGCGGGACGTGCTCGGCGACACCGCCCGGGAACACGGAGGCGTCGACCTGGTGATCGCCAACGCCGGGATCATCCAGGTGGCGCCCGTGGAGGCCGTCGGCGCCGAGGAGTTCCGGTCCGCGATGGACACGATCTTCTACGGTGCGCTGCACACCTCGCTGGAGGCGCTGCCGTATCTGCGGAGGAGCCCGGCCGGCGGCCGGCTCGCGCTGATCGGTTCGGTCGGCGGGCTGCTCGCCGCCCCGCATCTGCTGCCGTACTCCTGCGCCAAGTCCGCCGTGGGAACGCTGGCGGAGGGGCTCCATGCCGAAGCCGCCCGCGACGGGGTCACCGTCACCGCCGTCCATCCGGGCCTCATGCGCACCGGTTCACACCTGCACGCCGTCTTCGGGGGTGAGCGGGAGAAGGAGTTCGCCTGGTTCTCGACGGTGGCGGGCATGCCGTTGGTGTCCATGGACGCCGGCCGGGCGGCGAAGGCCATCGTCCGCGGCGTCCAGCGGCGCCGTACGCGCATCGTGCTCACGCCCGCCGCCCGTGTGGCCGGCCTCGCGCACGGTGTGGCACCGGCGCTCACCACCCGGGCCGCCACCCTGGCCACCCGCATGCTGCCGTCCGCCGGGGACGGCCGTCGAGGGCTCCGGAAGGGCGCCGAGGTCGGGCCCCCGTCCCACCCGGTGGCGCGCAAGGTCCGCGCGTGGGGCAGCGCGCTCAACGACCGCGCGTCACGGGCGTACAACCAGCGTCCCGTGTGA
- a CDS encoding plasmid stabilization protein: MPSGSNAKRERQYEHIKESAEERGRSEERAKEIAARTVNKERARSGEARTSSRTSTQDPKSASQRGGERSHRGAQGPTKDQLYEEAKKKNIEGRSSMNKQQLRKAVGR; the protein is encoded by the coding sequence ATGCCGTCCGGATCGAACGCCAAGCGAGAGCGGCAGTACGAGCACATCAAGGAGAGCGCCGAGGAGCGCGGCAGGTCCGAGGAGCGCGCGAAGGAGATCGCCGCGCGCACGGTGAACAAGGAGCGTGCACGCTCGGGTGAGGCCAGGACCTCGAGCAGGACCTCCACCCAGGACCCGAAGTCCGCCTCGCAGCGGGGCGGAGAGCGTTCCCACAGGGGTGCCCAGGGCCCCACGAAGGACCAGCTCTACGAAGAGGCGAAGAAGAAGAACATCGAAGGCCGTTCGTCCATGAACAAGCAACAACTGCGCAAGGCCGTCGGGCGCTGA
- a CDS encoding FUSC family protein: MWLRRVARLLGWELAAVGRSARSALRHPGAERDTMVQSLKAAGAAIAAWALTGWWLEAPMALLAPWTALVLVASTVYRSVHSGVQQFAVIVVGTLWASAALAVTGNSTLGAMALTLPPLVLIGTYRRLGDQGIYGATTALFVITYGASTAGAVGHRLLETLIGAVVGVAVNAFVLPPVHLRSVRENLHALVHHSGELLASVAEGLRAEDGLSDAAEWHDRAWRLGGTVRALADARRWTSESYRFNPGWRMRRNGPALPPAEADTAWERISGHLVAITRTLEGAAGDEPRLVAPSSAYLARCAEVLGRAATVCRVDAEMLEKAGRPSFASQPDRRDTALREALAAHDALTTDIRREEGAAVATGGELVVETHQLLCELANAAERRRRAPAPER; the protein is encoded by the coding sequence GTGTGGCTTCGAAGGGTGGCCCGCCTGCTGGGGTGGGAGCTTGCCGCGGTGGGCCGTAGCGCCCGCTCCGCGCTGAGGCACCCGGGTGCCGAACGGGACACCATGGTGCAGTCGCTCAAGGCCGCCGGCGCGGCGATCGCCGCCTGGGCGCTGACCGGGTGGTGGCTCGAAGCGCCGATGGCCCTGCTGGCACCCTGGACCGCCCTCGTGCTGGTGGCGAGCACCGTCTACCGGTCGGTGCACTCGGGGGTGCAGCAGTTCGCCGTCATCGTGGTGGGCACGCTGTGGGCCTCGGCGGCGCTGGCCGTCACCGGGAACTCCACCCTGGGCGCGATGGCCCTCACCCTGCCGCCCCTGGTGCTGATCGGCACCTATCGCCGACTGGGCGACCAGGGCATCTACGGCGCCACCACGGCCCTGTTCGTCATCACCTACGGCGCGTCCACGGCGGGAGCCGTCGGCCACCGGCTGCTCGAGACGCTGATCGGTGCCGTGGTCGGTGTCGCGGTCAACGCGTTCGTGCTGCCGCCGGTGCACCTGCGCAGTGTGCGGGAGAACCTCCACGCGCTGGTCCACCACAGTGGGGAGCTCCTGGCCTCGGTGGCCGAGGGGCTCCGTGCGGAGGACGGGCTGTCGGACGCCGCGGAGTGGCACGACCGCGCCTGGCGGCTGGGCGGGACGGTGCGGGCCCTGGCCGACGCCAGGCGGTGGACCTCGGAGAGCTACCGGTTCAACCCCGGGTGGCGGATGCGCCGCAACGGTCCCGCGCTGCCCCCGGCCGAAGCGGACACGGCCTGGGAGCGGATCAGCGGTCATCTCGTCGCCATCACCCGCACCCTTGAGGGCGCGGCCGGCGACGAGCCGCGCCTGGTGGCCCCCTCCTCCGCGTACCTGGCCCGCTGTGCCGAAGTGCTGGGGCGGGCGGCGACCGTGTGCCGCGTGGACGCGGAGATGCTGGAGAAGGCCGGACGGCCCTCCTTTGCATCGCAGCCGGACCGGCGGGACACCGCCCTGAGGGAAGCGCTGGCCGCCCACGACGCGCTGACCACGGACATCCGGCGGGAGGAAGGGGCGGCGGTCGCCACGGGCGGCGAACTCGTCGTCGAGACGCACCAGCTCCTGTGCGAACTGGCGAACGCGGCCGAACGCCGTCGCCGCGCGCCCGCACCGGAGCGGTAG
- a CDS encoding cysteine hydrolase produces the protein MWRVQPKNTALLVIDMQNDFVLEGYPMEVPMARRRIPEMQKVITGCREAGIPVIYTQHILLDTFDVSPLESTYNPALLTAGMRGGTFGAQVVDALAPEPEDVVVQKHRYDAFHNTRLESVLAGISGLRQVDTVIIIGTLTEVCCDSTARGAYMRDFKVAFVSDATGARSDAAQKATEETMGTFFGRVLKSGELVAEIRESESREGRAA, from the coding sequence ATGTGGCGCGTACAGCCGAAGAATACGGCACTGCTCGTGATCGACATGCAGAACGATTTCGTTCTGGAGGGGTATCCGATGGAGGTGCCGATGGCACGCCGGCGGATACCGGAGATGCAGAAGGTTATTACCGGGTGCCGAGAGGCCGGTATTCCGGTGATCTACACCCAGCACATTCTGCTCGACACGTTCGACGTGTCGCCGCTGGAATCCACCTACAACCCGGCGCTGCTGACCGCGGGCATGCGCGGCGGCACGTTCGGCGCGCAGGTCGTCGACGCCCTCGCACCGGAGCCCGAGGACGTCGTCGTCCAGAAGCACCGCTACGACGCCTTCCACAACACGCGGCTGGAGAGCGTACTGGCCGGCATCTCGGGCCTGCGCCAGGTCGACACGGTGATCATCATCGGCACCCTCACCGAGGTCTGCTGCGACTCCACCGCGCGCGGCGCGTACATGCGCGACTTCAAGGTGGCTTTCGTCTCCGACGCCACCGGAGCGCGCAGCGACGCGGCACAGAAGGCGACGGAGGAAACCATGGGAACGTTCTTCGGCCGGGTCCTCAAGAGCGGAGAACTGGTCGCGGAAATCCGTGAAAGCGAAAGCAGAGAAGGAAGAGCGGCATGA